From a single Mycolicibacterium mengxianglii genomic region:
- the rsmH gene encoding 16S rRNA (cytosine(1402)-N(4))-methyltransferase RsmH produces the protein MKHSATSSDWEAKPECEPALARASWPLPEPTLTYFPNARFSLSDRDQGARSFRRMLGTTGSDIAVAQVPEGESRRYGHIPVLLDRCVELLAPALTRQSPDGTGAVFIDATLGAGGHTERFLSDLPGLHAIGLDRDPTALQIAADRLAPFGERATLVRTRYDGIADALTETGYPATESVDGVLFDLGVSSMQLDRTERGFSYSADAPLDMRMDPDLPLTAADILNTYEHGPLAAILREFGEEKFASKIAKEVIRRRERQPFVSTGDLVELLYAAIPAPARRTGGHPAKRTFQALRVAVNGELDSLRAALPAALESLRPGGRVVVMAYQSLEDRIVKSVFAAATASRTPPGLPVELPGYGPEFVLLTRGAERADEAEIDRNPRSAAVRLRAVERLTGRVRA, from the coding sequence ATGAAGCACTCAGCGACATCATCTGATTGGGAGGCCAAACCCGAATGTGAACCGGCACTCGCCCGTGCATCGTGGCCCTTGCCCGAGCCGACCCTGACGTACTTCCCCAACGCCAGGTTCTCGCTCTCGGACAGGGACCAGGGTGCAAGGTCATTCCGCCGGATGCTCGGAACAACAGGAAGTGATATCGCGGTGGCGCAGGTTCCCGAAGGCGAATCCCGGCGATACGGGCACATCCCGGTGCTGCTCGACCGCTGTGTGGAACTCCTCGCCCCGGCTTTGACCCGGCAGTCGCCCGACGGAACCGGGGCGGTCTTCATCGATGCGACGCTGGGAGCCGGCGGGCACACCGAGCGCTTCCTGTCCGATCTGCCCGGATTGCATGCCATCGGGCTCGACCGCGACCCCACTGCCCTCCAGATCGCCGCCGACCGGTTGGCGCCGTTCGGCGAGCGTGCCACCCTGGTGCGGACCCGCTACGACGGGATCGCTGATGCGCTGACGGAAACCGGTTACCCCGCAACGGAATCGGTGGACGGCGTGCTGTTCGACCTCGGCGTGTCCTCGATGCAGCTGGACCGCACCGAGCGCGGCTTCTCCTATTCGGCAGACGCGCCACTGGACATGCGCATGGACCCGGACCTGCCGCTGACCGCCGCTGACATCCTCAACACCTACGAACACGGCCCGCTGGCGGCGATCCTGCGCGAGTTCGGTGAGGAGAAGTTCGCCAGCAAGATCGCCAAAGAGGTGATCCGCCGACGGGAGCGACAACCGTTTGTCAGCACCGGCGATCTGGTCGAGCTGCTCTACGCCGCCATCCCGGCCCCGGCACGACGCACCGGAGGACACCCCGCAAAGCGGACGTTCCAGGCACTGCGGGTGGCCGTGAACGGCGAGCTGGACTCGCTGCGCGCCGCGCTACCCGCCGCGCTGGAGTCGCTGCGACCGGGAGGACGTGTGGTGGTGATGGCCTATCAGTCGCTGGAAGACCGCATCGTCAAGAGTGTGTTCGCTGCCGCGACCGCCAGCCGGACGCCACCGGGACTGCCCGTCGAATTGCCGGGCTACGGGCCAGAATTCGTGCTGCTGACGCGGGGCGCAGAACGGGCCGACGAGGCCGAAATCGACCGTAATCCACGTAGCGCCGCCGTGCGGTTGCGTGCGGTAGAGCGACTCACAGGGAGGGTCCGGGCATGA
- a CDS encoding DUF3040 domain-containing protein encodes MPLSDHEQRMLDQIESALYAEDPKFASSVRGGNLRAPSARRRLQGAALFVIGLAMLVCGVAFKATMIGGFPVLSVIGFIVMFGGVVYAITGPRGIAKDAPAAGPGAPLRGQKKSKGAGGSFTSRMEDRFRRRFDE; translated from the coding sequence ATGCCACTCTCCGATCATGAGCAGCGCATGCTCGACCAGATCGAGAGCGCTCTCTATGCCGAGGACCCGAAGTTTGCTTCAAGTGTCCGCGGTGGGAATCTGCGCGCCCCGTCGGCCCGGCGCCGGCTTCAAGGCGCGGCGCTCTTCGTGATCGGTCTGGCGATGCTGGTGTGCGGCGTGGCGTTCAAGGCCACCATGATCGGCGGCTTCCCGGTCCTGTCCGTCATCGGCTTCATCGTGATGTTCGGTGGCGTGGTGTACGCCATCACCGGACCGCGTGGCATCGCCAAGGATGCCCCCGCCGCGGGCCCCGGGGCGCCGCTTCGCGGGCAGAAGAAATCCAAGGGTGCGGGGGGTTCGTTCACCAGCCGCATGGAGGACCGCTTCCGTCGCCGCTTCGACGAATGA
- the metF gene encoding methylenetetrahydrofolate reductase [NAD(P)H] has translation MSVVDRIAQVGKDRVPFSVEFYPPRDEAAEARLWRAARTFEPMRPAFVSVTYGAGGSTRDRTVRVVGQLAETTTLLPVAHLTAVGHSVSELRSMIGAYADRGIHNVLVLRGDPQGGVHEEWIKHPDGLEYAVEMVELVRELGDFHVGVASFPEGHPRSVDLEQDTANLVNKLRAGAEYSITQMFFDVDDYLRLRDRVMAADPEQGAKPLIPGIMPITSLRVLRRQCELSGSQIPADLLDRLTEAAGTGPEENRDEVRKIGIDLATEMSARLIAEGAPCLHFCTLNFAKATAEVLTNLGMTARV, from the coding sequence GTGTCCGTCGTCGACCGGATTGCCCAGGTCGGCAAGGACCGGGTGCCGTTCTCCGTGGAGTTCTACCCGCCGCGGGACGAGGCCGCCGAGGCGAGGTTGTGGCGCGCCGCGCGGACGTTCGAGCCGATGCGGCCGGCGTTCGTGTCCGTCACCTACGGCGCCGGTGGTTCCACCCGCGACCGCACGGTACGGGTGGTCGGCCAGCTGGCTGAGACCACCACCCTGCTGCCGGTGGCACACCTGACCGCGGTCGGACATTCCGTCAGCGAGTTGCGCTCCATGATCGGTGCGTACGCCGACCGCGGGATCCACAACGTGCTGGTCCTGCGCGGTGACCCGCAGGGCGGCGTGCACGAGGAGTGGATCAAGCATCCCGACGGCCTCGAGTACGCGGTCGAGATGGTGGAGTTGGTGCGTGAGCTCGGCGACTTCCACGTGGGTGTCGCCTCGTTCCCCGAGGGGCATCCCCGTTCCGTCGACCTCGAGCAGGACACGGCCAACCTGGTGAACAAGCTCCGGGCCGGCGCCGAGTACTCGATCACCCAGATGTTCTTCGACGTCGATGACTACCTGCGGCTGCGCGACCGGGTGATGGCCGCCGATCCGGAGCAGGGCGCCAAGCCGCTGATCCCCGGCATCATGCCCATCACGTCTTTGCGGGTGCTGCGACGTCAGTGCGAGCTGTCGGGTTCACAGATTCCGGCGGACCTGCTCGACCGGCTCACCGAGGCCGCAGGCACGGGCCCGGAGGAGAACCGCGACGAGGTGCGCAAGATCGGCATCGACCTGGCCACCGAGATGAGCGCCCGGCTCATCGCCGAAGGTGCTCCCTGCCTGCATTTCTGCACATTGAACTTCGCCAAGGCCACTGCCGAGGTGCTCACCAACCTGGGGATGACCGCCCGGGTCTAG
- a CDS encoding alpha-(1->6)-mannopyranosyltransferase A, translated as MSTPTAEDHNLGAGHLNRQLARLREFSRTEEARPALLGFLGALAIAAGGLGAGSTRLHDPVLESLHLSWLRFGHGLVLSSLLLWGGVAVMLLAWLWLGRRMISRGPDQPVDEYTMVATTGFWLAPLLLSVPLFSRDTYSYLAQGALLRDGFDPYAVGPIENPNPLLDNVSPIWTTTTAPYGPAFILIAKFVTMLVGDNVIAGTMVLRLCMLPGLALLIWAAPRIARHIGANGAVALWICVLNPLVIIHLMGGVHNEMLMVGLMTAGIALVFAHRFVGGVTLATIAVAVKATAGLALPFMVWVWMRALRDRHGYRTVPAFLIAAAGSIAIFVGVFAVLSLLAGVGLGWLTALAGSVKIINWLTVPTAIANVTNAVGGLVFPVNFYAVLDVTRVAGILIIAISLPLLWWRFRHNDREVLLGIAWAMLVVVLFVPAALPWYYTWPLAVISATAQSKSAIAAIAGFSTWIMVIFKPDGSHGMYVWIHVLLATVCAAAAWYSLRRAAAPVTDPSQVP; from the coding sequence ATGTCCACACCGACTGCCGAAGACCACAACCTGGGCGCCGGGCACCTCAATCGCCAGCTGGCACGCCTGCGCGAGTTCAGCCGCACCGAGGAGGCCCGCCCGGCCCTGCTGGGTTTCCTGGGCGCCCTCGCCATCGCCGCGGGCGGGTTGGGAGCGGGTAGCACCCGGTTGCACGATCCCGTCCTGGAATCGCTGCATCTGTCATGGCTGCGTTTCGGGCACGGACTGGTGTTGTCGTCGCTGCTGCTGTGGGGCGGTGTCGCGGTGATGCTGCTGGCCTGGCTGTGGCTGGGCCGGCGGATGATCTCCCGCGGCCCGGATCAACCTGTCGACGAATACACCATGGTCGCCACCACCGGCTTCTGGCTGGCGCCGCTGCTGTTGTCGGTGCCGTTGTTCAGCCGCGACACCTATTCCTACCTGGCGCAGGGCGCACTGCTGCGCGACGGGTTCGACCCGTACGCGGTGGGACCGATCGAGAACCCCAATCCCCTGCTGGACAACGTGAGTCCGATCTGGACCACCACCACCGCGCCGTACGGTCCGGCGTTCATCCTGATCGCCAAGTTCGTCACCATGCTCGTCGGCGACAACGTCATCGCCGGCACCATGGTGCTGCGGCTGTGCATGCTGCCGGGCCTGGCCCTGTTGATCTGGGCCGCCCCCCGCATCGCCCGCCACATAGGCGCCAACGGTGCGGTCGCACTGTGGATCTGCGTGCTCAACCCCCTGGTGATCATCCACCTCATGGGTGGCGTGCACAACGAGATGCTGATGGTGGGGCTGATGACCGCCGGCATCGCGCTGGTGTTCGCACACCGGTTCGTCGGCGGCGTGACGCTGGCCACCATCGCGGTGGCCGTCAAAGCCACCGCCGGGCTGGCGCTGCCGTTCATGGTGTGGGTATGGATGCGGGCCCTGCGCGACCGGCACGGGTATCGGACGGTGCCGGCATTCCTGATCGCCGCCGCGGGCTCGATCGCGATCTTCGTCGGGGTGTTCGCAGTGCTCTCCCTGCTGGCCGGGGTCGGACTGGGCTGGCTGACCGCCCTCGCCGGATCGGTGAAGATCATCAACTGGCTGACCGTGCCGACGGCCATCGCCAATGTCACCAATGCCGTCGGCGGCCTGGTGTTCCCGGTGAACTTCTACGCGGTACTCGACGTCACCCGGGTCGCCGGGATCCTGATCATCGCGATCAGTCTTCCGCTGCTGTGGTGGCGCTTCCGGCACAACGACCGCGAGGTGCTGCTCGGGATCGCCTGGGCGATGCTGGTGGTCGTGCTGTTCGTCCCGGCCGCGCTGCCCTGGTACTACACCTGGCCGCTGGCGGTGATTTCCGCTACCGCCCAGTCGAAGTCGGCGATCGCCGCCATCGCCGGGTTCTCCACCTGGATCATGGTGATCTTCAAACCCGACGGCTCGCACGGGATGTACGTGTGGATCCACGTGCTGCTGGCCACCGTCTGCGCCGCCGCGGCGTGGTATTCACTGCGCCGCGCCGCCGCG
- a CDS encoding DUF3153 domain-containing protein, translated as MLTLAVLLLVVAPMAVGCLRVRTSLTVSPDDLVSGQIIAAVKPADDQDKGPQFSYNVPFSQKVAISDYENDGYVGSEAVFSNLTFAEVPQLANMNPDSAGVDLSFRRAGNLVILEGRVDLTSLTDQEAEVELTVSFPGEITSTNGNRIDTDIVEWHLKPGIVNRMSAQARYTDPSTRSFTGGALVLGVSSLVAAAVVGLLAWMARDRSPRFSAQKNS; from the coding sequence ATGCTGACCCTGGCGGTACTGCTTCTGGTCGTCGCACCGATGGCCGTCGGCTGCCTGCGGGTGCGCACCTCCTTGACCGTCTCCCCCGACGACCTGGTGTCCGGACAGATCATCGCGGCCGTCAAGCCGGCCGACGACCAGGACAAAGGACCGCAGTTCTCCTACAACGTGCCGTTCTCGCAGAAGGTCGCCATCTCCGACTACGAGAATGACGGCTACGTGGGCTCGGAGGCCGTGTTCTCCAATCTGACGTTCGCCGAGGTCCCGCAGTTGGCGAACATGAACCCCGACTCCGCCGGCGTCGACCTGTCATTCCGCCGCGCCGGCAACCTGGTGATCCTCGAGGGGCGGGTCGACCTGACTTCGCTGACCGACCAGGAAGCCGAAGTGGAACTGACCGTGTCGTTTCCCGGCGAGATCACCTCCACCAACGGCAACCGCATCGACACCGACATCGTGGAGTGGCACCTCAAACCGGGCATCGTGAACCGGATGAGCGCACAGGCCCGTTACACCGACCCCAGCACCCGCTCGTTCACCGGCGGCGCGCTGGTGCTGGGAGTGTCGTCGCTGGTGGCAGCCGCGGTCGTGGGTCTGCTGGCCTGGATGGCGCGGGATCGCTCCCCCCGGTTCAGCGCGCAGAAGAACAGCTAG
- a CDS encoding GNAT family N-acetyltransferase — protein MATYFIDLSPEEMRRRLGDALSVYVDAMRYPRGTEEQRASMWLEHTRRRGWKAVAAVDVTAAVDVTAAVDVTDPAGQPAVAAEIAAAPLLGVAYGYCGAPDQWWQQQVVQGLRRAGRNPAEISALTSSYFELTELHINPPAQGRGLGEALARRLLSGRSEANVLLSTPEINGEANRAWRLYRRLGFTDVIRGYHFAGDPRAFAILGRPLPL, from the coding sequence TTGGCGACATACTTCATCGACCTGTCGCCCGAAGAGATGCGCCGGCGACTCGGCGACGCCCTCAGCGTGTACGTCGACGCCATGCGTTACCCCCGGGGAACCGAGGAACAGCGGGCGTCGATGTGGCTGGAACACACCCGCAGACGCGGCTGGAAAGCCGTCGCTGCAGTGGATGTCACAGCTGCAGTTGATGTCACAGCTGCAGTTGATGTGACAGACCCGGCGGGTCAGCCCGCAGTGGCGGCGGAGATCGCCGCGGCGCCACTGCTGGGCGTGGCGTACGGCTATTGCGGCGCCCCGGACCAGTGGTGGCAACAGCAGGTGGTGCAGGGACTGCGTCGCGCCGGGCGCAACCCCGCCGAGATCAGTGCCCTGACCAGCAGCTACTTCGAGCTCACTGAACTGCACATCAACCCGCCGGCTCAGGGCCGCGGGCTCGGCGAGGCCCTGGCCCGCCGCCTGCTCTCGGGGCGGAGCGAGGCCAACGTGTTGCTCTCCACGCCGGAGATCAACGGCGAAGCCAACCGCGCCTGGCGGCTGTACCGCCGACTGGGGTTCACCGACGTGATCCGTGGTTACCACTTCGCCGGCGATCCGCGCGCCTTCGCGATCCTGGGCCGCCCACTCCCGTTGTGA
- the idsA2 gene encoding bifunctional (2E,6E)-farnesyl/geranyl diphosphate synthase yields MSVEAAAPSALELAGAVTEQLRAYLRDRRESAAYIGSDYDGLIATLEEFVLRGGKRLRPLFAYWGWRAVAPEASGPTAADAEALRLFAALELLQACALIHDDVIDESGTRRGYPTVHVQFAGVHRKQGWRGSPDQFGLSAAILLGDLSLCWADDIIATAPLPADARQRVRRVWSDIRTEVLGGQYLDIVAESSGDESIESAMKVNTFKTASYTIARPLQLGAAAAADRPDVQAIFHEAGNDLGVAFQLRDDVLGVFGDPAVTGKPSGDDLRSGKRTVLLAEAIERAERSDPLAAKLLRTSVGTELTEPQVRELCQVIESVGALEAVETRIETLTRRASDMLSTAPINASAKTGLAELARLVSNRSA; encoded by the coding sequence CTGAGCGTCGAAGCCGCGGCACCGTCAGCTCTGGAGCTGGCTGGCGCCGTTACCGAGCAATTACGGGCGTACCTACGGGACCGTCGGGAGTCTGCCGCCTACATCGGCAGCGACTACGACGGCCTGATCGCCACGCTGGAGGAATTCGTGCTGCGGGGCGGCAAGCGGCTACGGCCGTTGTTCGCCTACTGGGGTTGGCGCGCCGTCGCACCGGAGGCGAGCGGCCCCACCGCCGCTGATGCCGAGGCGCTGCGACTCTTCGCGGCGCTGGAGTTACTGCAGGCGTGCGCCCTGATCCACGACGACGTGATCGACGAGTCCGGAACCCGCCGGGGCTACCCGACCGTGCACGTCCAGTTCGCCGGCGTACACCGCAAGCAGGGTTGGCGCGGCTCCCCCGATCAGTTCGGCCTCTCGGCGGCAATCCTGCTCGGCGACCTGTCGCTGTGCTGGGCCGATGACATCATCGCGACTGCCCCCCTGCCCGCCGATGCCCGCCAACGGGTGCGACGGGTGTGGTCGGACATCCGCACCGAGGTGCTGGGCGGGCAGTACCTGGACATCGTGGCCGAGTCCAGCGGCGACGAGTCCATCGAGTCGGCGATGAAGGTGAACACCTTCAAGACCGCGTCCTACACGATCGCCCGCCCACTGCAGCTGGGGGCGGCAGCGGCCGCGGACCGGCCCGACGTGCAGGCGATCTTCCACGAGGCCGGCAACGACCTCGGCGTGGCGTTCCAGCTACGCGATGACGTCCTCGGGGTGTTCGGCGACCCCGCGGTCACCGGCAAACCGTCCGGCGATGATCTGCGCAGCGGCAAGCGCACCGTGCTGCTCGCCGAGGCGATCGAGCGTGCCGAACGGTCGGATCCGTTGGCCGCCAAACTGTTACGCACCTCGGTCGGTACCGAGCTCACCGAGCCGCAGGTGCGCGAACTGTGTCAGGTGATCGAGTCGGTAGGTGCGCTGGAGGCAGTGGAGACCAGGATCGAGACGCTGACGCGCCGGGCCTCCGACATGCTGTCCACGGCACCGATCAATGCCTCGGCGAAGACCGGTCTGGCAGAACTCGCCCGATTGGTCTCCAACCGGTCCGCCTGA
- the mraZ gene encoding division/cell wall cluster transcriptional repressor MraZ, whose product MFLGTYTPKLDDKGRLTLPAKFRDALAGGLMVTKSQDHSLAVYPRAEFEQLARRAAQASRSNPDARAFLRNLAAATDEQHPDAQGRITLSADHRRYAGLSKDCVVIGSVDYLEIWDSQAWQDYQQLHEENFSAASDEALSDII is encoded by the coding sequence ATGTTTCTCGGCACCTACACGCCCAAGCTCGACGACAAGGGGCGGCTGACACTGCCCGCCAAGTTCCGCGACGCACTGGCAGGAGGGTTGATGGTCACGAAGAGTCAAGATCACAGCCTGGCCGTCTACCCACGTGCGGAGTTCGAACAACTGGCGCGCCGGGCCGCTCAGGCATCCCGCAGCAATCCAGATGCCAGGGCGTTCCTGCGCAATCTGGCCGCCGCCACCGACGAGCAGCATCCCGACGCCCAGGGCCGGATCACCCTGTCTGCCGACCACCGGCGCTACGCCGGTTTGTCGAAGGATTGTGTGGTCATCGGTTCCGTCGACTACCTGGAGATCTGGGATTCCCAGGCCTGGCAGGACTACCAGCAGTTACACGAAGAGAACTTCTCCGCGGCCAGCGATGAAGCACTCAGCGACATCATCTGA